In the Enterobacter cloacae subsp. cloacae ATCC 13047 genome, GAACTGGGTATCGAGTGGCTGGATGGTTTCCACGAAGTGCTGATCTACCCCGCGCCATTTATCGTTGATGACGAGTGGGAAGATGATATTGGCCTGGTGCATAACCAGCGCGTGGTGCAGTCCGGGCAAAGCTGGCAGCAAGGCCCCATCATCCTCAACTGGCTGGATATTCAGGACTCGTTCGACGCGTCCGGGTTTAACCTGATTGTCCACGAAGTAGCGCATAAGCTTGATACCCGCAACGGCGATCGCGCCAGCGGTGTTCCGCTGATCCCGCTGCGTGAAGTCGCCGGTTGGGAGCACGACCTGCATGCGGCGATGGAAAATATCCAGGATGAGATTGACCTTGTCGGGGAAAGCGCGGCCAGCATTGATGCCTATGCGGCAACCGATCCGGCCGAGTGTTTTGCGGTGCTGTCAGAGTATTTCTTTAGCGCCCCGGAGCTGTTCGCCCCGCGTTTCCCGGCCCTGTGGCAACGTTTTTGTCATTTTTATCAGCAGGATCCCCTGCAGCGTCTGCGCCAGAGTGAGGGTTCCGGCAGCACCGCTTCCCGTCACGTCCATTAGGCCCCTGTTTCTGGGGTACGCTCAACCGACCGTACCCCTAAGCTCAAGGCTAAAAACAGCAGCGCCATTGCCCAGGCGGCCACGATTAAAAATGTTTCACCGAATGTGCGCGTCACCAGCGGCACCAGCAATGCGCTGACGCCGTAGCCCAGCGTATGGCTGGTGGCGATCACCCCCGCCCCTTTGCCTGTCGTTAACCTGTCGTTCAGCAGCAGCTGATAGCCGGGCGTTGCCATCGCCGCTCCCAGCGAGGTAATGACGATCCCCACATAGAACAGCGCCACATCCGCGAGACACATCACCCCAAGCCCGACCACCATCAACACCGCTGCCAGGCAAAGTAACGTCATCGGGCGAAAGTGCTGCGGACGCACCACCAGAAACTGGGCAGCGAGCGTTGCCAGCGCGGCCAGGCTCAGCAGCAGCGCGACGTGATGGCTGATTTGCGCCGCATTGCCGTCCAGCAACGGACGGAGATGGGGTGACAGACCCAGCTGCATCAGGCTCACCAGTGCGGCAAGCAACAGCGCCAGCATAAGATAAGGCAGCATTGATGCCTGCAGCCGCGTCGCCTGTTGCGCCACTGGCGGTAAAGGCGGATCGGCCACTTCACGCAGCACCATCAGCAGGGCGATAAACGGAGCCATAGCCATCAGCCACAGCGGTGCCACTGGGTTAACACTGAGCATCAGCGCTGCCAGCGGCGGCCCCAGCAAACGCCCGCAGCTGAGGCCCGAGCTTATCGTCGCCAGCGCGGCCATTCTTTTCTCCAGACCCGCACGCTGAATGGCCCATGTCTGGGCCGCCGGCACCAGACCAGAGACCGTCAGGCCGTACAGGGTGCGCGAGAGGATAAGCCCTGCCAGCCCCCAGGCGGCATTAAGCATCCCGTTCGCCATTGCCCAGACCACCAGCGCCATGACGAAGAAACTTGCCAGATAGCCACTCAGCGAGGCCAGCATCACGCTTTTGCAGCCGTGCCGCTCGCTCTTGCGTCCCACCAGGCGAAGCCGGTAAAAAGAGCATCGAACCGAACATCAACAGCCCCGCCCAAACGGAGAGCGATAGCCCGGTCATCGTGACCAGCTGCGGCAGCATGACCAGCAAACCATTTTGCCCAATCCCCAGTAAACCGGCACACAACGCCAGGGGCCAGTTCGCTTTCGGGGTGAGATTGTCGGTCAGAGTGTCGGAAAGTGAGCGCATAGAATTGTGAACATAGTGTCAATAAATGTGTGGAAATCATGAAGTTTATGAAAACAAATATTGCAAAAATAGTTGCGACTGTAAACAGAATGAATATCATAACGAGAATTATTATCAGTCATGGAATGAGGTACATCTATGCGTACTCTGCCCCGCTCTGCCGGTACAGACGTTGCGGCCCAGTGTTTTTTAAACGCCCTGTTGCGCGAAACGAAGGACTGGCGCTATCTCCCCGCTACCGCTGCGGATGAGCTATCGCAGATCCATATCCCGCTCTCGCAAACCCAGGCCATCCGGGTTTCAGTACACTATTTCTCCCCAACCCAGCATCATCAGTATCGCTTCCCGGCAACGCTCATCCAGACCGACAGCGACCGTAGTGACGCCGTCACCTTTCCTCAACTGGTTGATTTAATTCTTGAAAAACCCGCTGTAAAAGGCTCACTGGATGCCGATACGCTGGCGCGTTTTAAGCAGCGCGCCCTTGAAAGCCATGCCCATACCTGGCAGGCGATCGACTTGCGTCACCGCTGGGCAAACCTGCGCGACACGCCGCTGACGTTCGCCGAGGCGGAACAGGCGCTGCTGGTCGGCCACGCATTCCATCCGGCCCCGAAGTCACACGAGCCGTTTAACGAAACCGAAGCCCGCCGCTATTTGCCCGATTTCGCCTCCCGCTTTCCGCTGCGCTGGTTTGCCGTTGAGAGTGAACTGATCGCTGGCGAGAGCCTGAACGTCTCCCTGCGCGAACGTCTGCTGCGCTTCGCAGCCCAGAGCGCCCCTGAACTGCTCGGTCATTTCACCGACACCCGCTGGCTGCTGCCGATGCACCCGTGGCAGGCGGAGTATCTGCTCGGTCAGGACTGGTGCCAGCGACTGGTGGCGAAGGGAGCCTTGCAGGATCTGGGCGAAGCGGGCGCGCAGTGGCTGCCCACCAGCTCCTCCCGCTCGCTGTACTGCGAAACCAACAGCGACATGATTAAGTTTTCCCTGAGCGTGCGCCTGACCAACTCGGTGCGCACGCTGTCGGTGAAAGAGGTTAAGCGCGGGATGCGTCTGGCGCGTCTGGCGAAAACGGCGCGCTGGCAGGAGCTCCAGGCGCGCTACCCCACCATGCGCGTGATGCAGGAAGACGGCTGGGCGGGTCTGCGTGACGAAAGCGGCGTCATTCAGGAAGAGAGCCTGATGGCGCTGCGCGTGAACCTGCTGTTTGATACGCCGGATACGCAAACCAACGTGCTGGTGAGCCTGACGCAGGCCGCGCCGGACGGCGGTGACAGCCTGCTGGCGGCTGCGGTCCGCCGTCTGAGCCAGCGTCTGGATCTCCCCCTTGCCCAGGCCGCGCGTTGCTGGCTGGACGCCTATTGCGACCGCGTTCTCCTTCCGCTGTTCAGCGCCGAAGCCGATTACGGTCTGGTCCTGCTGGCACATCAGCAAAACATTCTCGTTGAGATGCAGCAGGACTTCCCGGTCGGGCTTATCTACCGTGACTGCCAGGGCAGCGCCTGGACCGAAGGGGCCGACGCGTGGCTGAAAGAGGCAGGTGAAAGCGAGGTGGAAAACCGCTTCGGCGAGAGCCAGCTGCTGCGCTACTTCCCGTATTACCTGCTGCTGAACTCCACACTCGCCGTCACCGCCGCCCTCGCTGCCGCAGGTTTCGACAGCGAAGAGAGCCTGATGTCACGGGTGCGTGACGCGCTGGCCAGCCTGCGCCAGACCGCGAAGCAGACCCGCTGCCTCGACTACGTGCTCGACAGCCCGACCTGGAACTGTAAAGGCAACTTTTTCTGCTACCTGCACGATCGCAACGAAAACACGATTGCCGATCCGGCAGTGATCTATTTCGACTTTAGCAACCCGTTTTACAAGGAGAAGGCGTGATGGCTAACGCGAATATCGTCCATTCCGGCTACGGCTTTCGTTGCACCGCAACGGACACGTCCCTGCCGCTGACCTTAGGCCTCGACGGCAGCGCGGTGCTGGAGCGCCTGCGCGATATCCCGGACGGCTGGCTGGTCGAGGCGCTGGATCAGCTGTTTGTCGCCGCACCGGCACTGACCGGCATCACGCTGCCGTGGGCAGCCTGGCAGGATGAACCGCAGGCGCAGGCGTTATTCGCGCTTGCCAGCGGCGATTATCTGGCCCGTGAGACCTTCTGGCAGCTGCCGCTGTGGCTGCAGGGGGAGCGTCCGCAGGCCAGCGGTGGCATGCAATTCGATGAGAGCCGTCAGCTTTACTTCCCGCAGCGCCCTCACCGTCCGCAAGGGGAAGTCTATCGCCGTTACGATGCACAAATTAAACGCACCCTGAGCTTCCGCGTGGCCGACGTGGTGCTGGACGGCGAGCGTTTTACCCAGTGGATGAACAACCCGCGCGTTAATGCGTTCTGGGAGATGGCCGGTCCTCAGGAAGAGCAGGAAAACTACCTGCGCCGTCAGCTCGACTCGACGTACTGCTATCCGGTTATCGGCTGCTTTGACGATCAGCCGTTCGGCTATTTTGAACTCTACTGGGCCGCAGAAGACCGTATCGGACGCCACTATCGCTGGCAGCCGTTTGACCGTGGGCTGCATATGCTGGTCGGCGAAGAGAACTGGCGCGGCGCGCAGTATATCCGTAGCTGGCTGCGCGGTCTGAGCCACTATCTGTGGCTGGATGAACCGCGCACGACGCGCATTGTCGCTGAGCCACGTTTCGACAATCAGCGCCTGTTCCGCCATCTGGCTTCCGCGGGTTTCGACACCGTCAAAGAGTTCGACTTCCCGCATAAACGTTCGCGCCTCATCATGAGCGAGCGTCACCGCTTCTTCAGCGAGGTGGGACTGTGAACGCACTCTGGCAAAAAGTGAACCGCGAGATGGTGGCGAAGATCCTCGCCGAGCTGGAATACGAACGTACCCTGAGCGCCGAGCCGCTGGCCGCTGACCGCTGGCAAATCACCATGGGCAGCGAAACATGGCAGTTTCGCGCCACGCGCGGCATCTGGGGCTGGTTACATATCGATCCCGCCAGTCTGACCACCGCCAGCGGAGCCGCCGTGGAAGCGGAAAGCGCGTTTCTGCAGCTGGCGACGGTGCTGGAGATGAGCGACGCACAAACGGCAGAGCATCTGGAAGATCTTTACGCCACGCTGCGGGGCGACATGCAGCTGCTGCAGGCGCGAGAGACGCTGGATGCCGACGCGCTTATTCATCTCGACCCGGACGAACTCCAGTGTCTGATGAGCGGCCATCCCAAGTTCATTTTTAACAAAGGACGCCGCGGCTGGGGGCTGGAGGCGCTGCGCCAGTACGCGCCGGAATACCGTGGCCGTTTTCGCCTGCACTGGGTTGCCGTGCAGCGCGAGCATCTGGTCTGGAGCAGCGATGTCGATTGCGATATCAACACCCTGCTGGCCAGCACCATGGACAGTGCCGAGCGCGCGCGCTTTGACGCCCATTGGCAGGCGCTGAAGCTTGACGACAGCTGGCTGCCGGTGCCGCTGCACCCGTGGCAGTGGCAGCAAAAAATTGCCGTCCATTTCCTGGCCCAGCTCGCGCGCGGTGAGATGGTAGAGCTGGGGGAATTTGGCGATGAGTATCTGGCCCAACAGTCCCTGCGCACGCTGACCAACGCCAGCCGCCGCGCGCCGTATGACATCAAGCTGCCGCTGACCATCTACAACACCTCCTGCTATCGCGGCATTCCGGGCAAGTACATTGCCGCCGGTCCGCTGGCTTCGCGTTGGTTACAGCAGCAGTTTGCCAGCGACGCCACTCTCACCCGCTCTGGCGCGCAGGTGCTTGGCGAACCCGCCGCCGGATATCTGGCGCATACCGGTTACGCCGCACTACCGAAAGCGCCCTATCGCTATCAGGAGATGCTGGGCGTGATCTGGCGCGAAAACCCGTCCTGCTATCTGCAGGACGGCGAGCAGGCGGTGCTGATGGCGGCGCTGATGGAGACCGACAACGCCGGACGCCCGCTGATTGACGCGTGGATTGCCCATTCCGGATTAACTGCCGAAGCCTGGCTGGAAAAACTGTTCGATGCCACGGTGATCCCGTTCTATCACCTGCTCTGCCGCTACGGCGTGGCGCTCATCGCCCACGGCCAGAACGTGACGCTGGTGATGAAAGACTACGTGCCGCAGCGCATCCTGCTGAAGGATTTCCAGGGTGATATGCGGCTGGTTGATGAAGATTTCCCGCAGGCGG is a window encoding:
- the iucC gene encoding IucA/IucC family protein, producing MNALWQKVNREMVAKILAELEYERTLSAEPLAADRWQITMGSETWQFRATRGIWGWLHIDPASLTTASGAAVEAESAFLQLATVLEMSDAQTAEHLEDLYATLRGDMQLLQARETLDADALIHLDPDELQCLMSGHPKFIFNKGRRGWGLEALRQYAPEYRGRFRLHWVAVQREHLVWSSDVDCDINTLLASTMDSAERARFDAHWQALKLDDSWLPVPLHPWQWQQKIAVHFLAQLARGEMVELGEFGDEYLAQQSLRTLTNASRRAPYDIKLPLTIYNTSCYRGIPGKYIAAGPLASRWLQQQFASDATLTRSGAQVLGEPAAGYLAHTGYAALPKAPYRYQEMLGVIWRENPSCYLQDGEQAVLMAALMETDNAGRPLIDAWIAHSGLTAEAWLEKLFDATVIPFYHLLCRYGVALIAHGQNVTLVMKDYVPQRILLKDFQGDMRLVDEDFPQAESLPQQVKAVTARLSAEYIIHDLQTGNFVTVLRFISRLTQQSGVSETRFYQILAQVLRRYMAAHPELAERFAKFDLFKPQIIRVILNPVKLTFSEHDGGSRMLPNYVCDLDNPLFLVSQESAQ
- the mtfA gene encoding DgsA anti-repressor MtfA; this encodes MIKWPWKSNDAGQHVALPWDDALAIPVLANLQPDEQSKLIQLADRFLQQKRLVPLQGFELDALKSARIALLFCLPVLELGIEWLDGFHEVLIYPAPFIVDDEWEDDIGLVHNQRVVQSGQSWQQGPIILNWLDIQDSFDASGFNLIVHEVAHKLDTRNGDRASGVPLIPLREVAGWEHDLHAAMENIQDEIDLVGESAASIDAYAATDPAECFAVLSEYFFSAPELFAPRFPALWQRFCHFYQQDPLQRLRQSEGSGSTASRHVH
- a CDS encoding IucA/IucC family protein → MRTLPRSAGTDVAAQCFLNALLRETKDWRYLPATAADELSQIHIPLSQTQAIRVSVHYFSPTQHHQYRFPATLIQTDSDRSDAVTFPQLVDLILEKPAVKGSLDADTLARFKQRALESHAHTWQAIDLRHRWANLRDTPLTFAEAEQALLVGHAFHPAPKSHEPFNETEARRYLPDFASRFPLRWFAVESELIAGESLNVSLRERLLRFAAQSAPELLGHFTDTRWLLPMHPWQAEYLLGQDWCQRLVAKGALQDLGEAGAQWLPTSSSRSLYCETNSDMIKFSLSVRLTNSVRTLSVKEVKRGMRLARLAKTARWQELQARYPTMRVMQEDGWAGLRDESGVIQEESLMALRVNLLFDTPDTQTNVLVSLTQAAPDGGDSLLAAAVRRLSQRLDLPLAQAARCWLDAYCDRVLLPLFSAEADYGLVLLAHQQNILVEMQQDFPVGLIYRDCQGSAWTEGADAWLKEAGESEVENRFGESQLLRYFPYYLLLNSTLAVTAALAAAGFDSEESLMSRVRDALASLRQTAKQTRCLDYVLDSPTWNCKGNFFCYLHDRNENTIADPAVIYFDFSNPFYKEKA
- a CDS encoding GNAT family N-acetyltransferase; its protein translation is MANANIVHSGYGFRCTATDTSLPLTLGLDGSAVLERLRDIPDGWLVEALDQLFVAAPALTGITLPWAAWQDEPQAQALFALASGDYLARETFWQLPLWLQGERPQASGGMQFDESRQLYFPQRPHRPQGEVYRRYDAQIKRTLSFRVADVVLDGERFTQWMNNPRVNAFWEMAGPQEEQENYLRRQLDSTYCYPVIGCFDDQPFGYFELYWAAEDRIGRHYRWQPFDRGLHMLVGEENWRGAQYIRSWLRGLSHYLWLDEPRTTRIVAEPRFDNQRLFRHLASAGFDTVKEFDFPHKRSRLIMSERHRFFSEVGL